Genomic segment of Bicyclus anynana chromosome 18, ilBicAnyn1.1, whole genome shotgun sequence:
tCAGCATAGTGCCCATTCTGATGAgaaaacagggataaaatatagcccacaacactcacaaataaggtGACTATCTATCAGTGGCTCTAAATGATTTGGATGAAGGTAAGGCATGCCAAAGAAAAGGAATTCATATAGCATGATACAAACTAATGTTTGTATCACACTATATGAATATGCATGGACTTTTAAAGGTAACCAGGTGGGAATTGGCTTGCATGAACTTCTCGCCGCTGCCTATCTATtttctaaaagaattttcaaaatcggttcactattaccccctacaacctcacaaactttacctcttaaaaATATCAGAATATGAGAAGTATAGATGAATTACCTACTCAAGATTAATCTTTTAGAACCTTTATTTGTAACCTTTGTTTTACatacttgttttttattttattatatgtacttaCAATTTAATCACAATGTCATCAATTTCTCTAACATAGTAATTGGGATGATCCTCCAATATGTCCAACTTGGAAAGCATAGTGTCATCAACTTCATACACTTCACCTgcaatttaaatataacaaatacaGTAGTAAAGTAACACAAAACATAACCACTTTGAATTTGCAtgatcagtttttttttcataccagtGCCAGAGTAATAGCTTCACTTGCAATTTCAAGTAACTACTCAGCCATGACAGCATTAATAAGTACGcttactaaagccaaactcaatGTACAatgtttaacaacaaacaataaataaatgaaggtAGAACATGCATGCatacctatagcttggcaagtttgtttgCTTctatgatatgcaggcgacaaGGAGAAAGACTGTACAGCTGTAAAATCGTACGTGCGGGGAAGAGAGGTgtatttcattcatcgctacacgccctctcaccattgggagtgttatgATTGAATTTGCTgctataatttgtttaaaatgtgattttttcaaaagatattaactatagctaattattataagcttattaatatttaatgtcatgaatttaacatatttaatttatttgttgataaacattgcacagCGAATTTGGCTTTAGCATACAACACcgcacatcacactaatatgtgCCTTAATCGTGATTGTGTTATGATCTCTCAGATATctgttaataaatagtaaaagataTGAGTAATGTTTACCTCTTACATGATGACCATCTCCAGGGCTATGCAACAGAAACGGAATGTTATACTTTGTCCCAATTATCAGAGGATACTTTGACTTTGTGGTGCCTTCCGCTAAGAACTTCCCGCTTCCATGGTCGGGATTAGTAAGCCAATGATGGTTCGGTTCATTACGCTTGAGTGTACCGTATACGAACACTTTATGGGTCATCTGCGGACGAAACTGTTGATTTAGCAATCATAATGTGTGTTTGCATTTAAGTACTTATATTTACAACTCAAACATCATACGGTTCGTATTAATTGTACGAATGTATTTGCACGTATAGAAATAACTTCCAATAGAATCATTTACTTGAAATTACACAAACAcgaattttatatatgtaaacTTGTATTGCAACATAGTAATTAGAGTATCTCTTAATCTGTGCATTGCAGTTTGCAACTGCAACTTTGCACAAAAAAACTTTAGGTAAACACAAGTCAAAGTGAAAAACAAACACAAGTCACAAACCAAAGTCACACTGTCACAAACAGTGACTAAATTGACAAATTGTGACAATGTCATAATGACATAACGTTTCGCGTTTAGTGCAGAAATCGCAAAAGTGAATGAGGAAAAAAGAAACTTCTAAAACActctatttttgtattttattatcaaaaaaatacaaaatgaaaaatcatgGTCAGTGCCTCAGACGTATCTAAGTATTTAGTCTGTGGTCACTGATGTCAAACTGTCAAGCAGTCAAGCTGTCAACGTCAAGCCGCTCACTGTCAGTGTCAAATATGTTGAGCGTACATTTCACGCCGATTATAAGAACAAGAGCAAAAAGTTGCTTTTTTTTCATTCAGTCGCGAAACTTGTACACACATGGGAAGTTTGCGCGTTTCGCTTAAATATTTGCCAAGTCGCATATTCAGTGAATTTACTTGTTACTGAACTTATTCATTATGTGCCGCATCGTTATTTAGtgatctttatttattaaaagtgatTATTTCACAATTGTTTTGTGTTGAGGTGTAAAACTATTGACAAAAACCAAAATGAGGCTAGCAGGCACGATTTTTTCGAATGTTACCAAAATGTTGGACTTTTATTCACAATTTAATCCATCGCCGCTCTCCATAAAGCAGTTTATTGACTTTGGTAAGTGTTATGTTATTGAGTTCTCacattaaacttatttattgcaGAGTGCGAGTTTTGAAAATGTGTTCATACCAAGGTCGCTCATAGTCCCgtctaatatattatttacatgtttttgtttatacCGCACTGTTACGCAATTAATAACGGTAATAATGAGTGATGTGTACAATTAATAAGCCGTTATAATGTAACCTATGTAATAAGTAAGTTAAGGTCATTCCGGTTAGAGTTTTACGATGTAGCAAAAACGGAGTAAAAAACGAATTACGTGTGTGTTACGAAGTGTAAAAGTGTTGTAGGACATTGCTCtgctaaaatttttaaactgaGGCAAAATAGCTACTAACTGTTTCCTGCGAATTTACGCGCCGGAAATACGAGTCATGCAATATGTACTTTTCCATGTCAGCCtaataaattcatcaaaattttaTCAGGGGTAAGAAAAGAACAAAcatacctatactacagcctttcttgatgagtactgtttactaacaaagaaattagaaatgaaggtagaaaacgcatgtcatttcataacttattatttttaaattatgtatggtttgtttataaaatgttattcaaaacaaattaactatatctagttgttctaagcttattaatcaaatttattttcattaatttaagaacaagtttattataattattattaggtgtgaaatgactagtgatttgtaccctcatttttaatttgtttgttggtaaacagtactcatcaagaaaggctgtaatatagaaataaagttgCTTTTACATTTACTGAAATGTTTGAAACTTTTTTGAAACATTTGCATTTAAGGGTTATTAATAAGGTAAGGTAGCCATGACCAAATGTTTACCACCAGTTTttgaaattggtccagtagttttgagtttatatgttacatacaaaaacacaaatctttactctttatattattagttcttttttacCAACATGGACCAAGGTCTTTAAAATAAAGACTTTGgtccaatattcccattcccctccaactagttgggactgtattaggagtgggtatgacaatagaccgacagggcggggatcggaccaccacccctccgtgatgagtccgactgctcttaacgttgagctattgaggctctatgtCAGTCGGAATGTGTCCAGATCGGAGTTGCAGAGTATGAACAGTATCCTTTCGGATAAGAGAGCAGTTGCTAATCCAGTTACTAATTGGTATTGCTTGgatacttaccttaccttatcagccgatagatgtcaactgctggacataggcctcttgcatggacctccaacagtctcgagccttgcaacctgcttgatatcctccCTGCTGGGGTACTGCAATACCATAATACCTTTGTATTTCGAATGCAATGCCATAGATCTATGTAATTGGTTGGCCTACAGCACttataataaaagcctttattcagaGTTTGTATATACATTCTGTTTGTCCCCTaggacaaaggcctcctctaaaCTTTTCCACAACTCCCGATCCCTTGCAAATTTTGCCCAGTTGCCCCCTGCCACCTGTCTTATTTTGTCCGCCCATCTCTGTTTCGGTCTTCTTCTTTTCCTTTGCATATGACCTGTATACCATTCACCTCCATTTTTCTGTGCCTCTGATTCTACAGTACTTACACAAACAAAAATGAGTGTCAAACTTAGTGACTGCTTATTTAATTATTGCATATTGTTATTTGCTGTTCTTAATCATTAACTGAAAACCAATATCTTAGtttggtaaatattatatttgtcatGCCAAATTGGTGCTTATGCTGTATGAGATAAAAATGCTTTTTGGAGTCTATTACCCTAATTATGTGTAAAGCCAATTGTTTAAAGTCATGCAACACTTATTGTAAAGTGTTGTAAATTGTTTTGCATTGTCTTTCAATTTGAatgattgaaaattatttagacaacttagttttttttttttcatagtgaAATGGTTCTCAATTGCCTTTTGGTCCAGTGTTTAACcatgtggctttggatcacaaGGTCTTGGGTTTAAGTTTTTAAGATCTATCAGAATCAGATCTGGACAGAACTATTTGAAAATactaaatctttaaaatatactccgaggcacaattatccgccctctttaatacgacgcgagtatattaaagtgggcggataattgtgcctctgagtatgtttagctttcaaatttaaatttaaaatcttaaatttttGAACCACCGTCTAtaattatcggtatttttgtgcattaaaatAAGGgtgcggaaccctacactgcgcgtggttCGACACGCACTCGGCCGGTTTTCTTCTTTTAGTGCCTCTTCGGCTAGCAAAGGTTGACGGTCAGCTTCGTAAACTCTTTATCTTTACATACAACATAATTGTGTGACACTCGCGCCCCTTTTCACTCTCTGATGACttctacgcgaacgaagtcacgtGCAACCGCTAGTttgtaatatcatcatcatcctattttcggctcactgttgagcaccttcctctaagaatgagaggggtaagaccAAATAGTTCACCAttctggcccaatgctgattggcagacttccctcatgtagagaattttaaaaattctcaggtgtctCCTCCTCActacgtttttccttcaccgtttgagacacgtgatatctaatgtcataaaatgcacacgactgaaaagttggaggtgcatgccccggaccggattcgaactttccctctgaatcggaggcagaggtcttaaccactgggctatcacggctatttttaatatacgtGATTAAATGTGATACATATTAATAACAGTAGAATGTTCCGGaacaatacaataacaatataaaatgaCACCATCCGCCTGTCCGTATGTAGGTCGCAGATGGTTGTGTTTACTATTTACCGAGTGGGTATTAGTAACCCGATATGTTTGTGTAACAAAGTAATACATACATCTATGTGTACATTACAATTACATTGTAGTCGTACGTAAGTAGCCGTTATGACCTATGGACTGGATGGTTAATTAAAAGGTAAACATCgcaacttgttttttttttaattttctgatcAGCTGTTTGATGTAGGCTCTTTAACTTTAGCTCTTTAAGTGCTTTGATACTCGATCTTTTTAGTCTGTGCATTTTTCAATTGCTCGACGCGGCACTCGGGCGAGCTGGCGGAAGTCAAcagaatattttattaccgGCTCCCGGTGTGGACTCTGCTAGCTAGTCCTTTGACATCAGCATTACAGGTTGCAACCAAAGCTACATAACATTTTAATCcgcaacttttaagtcattggCTCATTTCATTGGAGATGACATACTTACGATATGCCTGAAACGCGATAATGGAGAATGTtcactattttcaaatgttagctttctgtattctccgttgaaaataaaaaaatactcgtgaaagaattatttcgatatgtTAATTGGTTCTCAAGATATAAGCGTTTAATGTGAgtgacgtcatcgtacaacACATTCatgcaatttcgtacttctgccttacttactgacgaactaatgacTAACCATTATGCCTacttcggactactttagtattttagtagagtacgaacaatttttcgatttaccgcccaaaaatcgttcgtactacGATGACGTaacgtacaatatcgcgactgTTAGCGAGTCGAgtttatgcgaactttgaatgcatgtacagtcataactatttggtatttttaaataaaacaaaaactagtgtatctgtatatatgtataaaagctctaatgtaacgaaGTTTTAAGTGATTTTGCTTACCTAGTAACATACTCCATTACCCACAGAAGTAGCTAAGGATACGACCAATCGTATCTTAGTAAATTGAGTGGCTAGCGACCCCGAAAGGTAGAATATTTGGGGTCGAAACACCTCCTAAGTATAATGGGACGTCTCTTGTGTAACTAGTACCTCGGCTTAGAGTGAGAGGTGATAGGATAAGGTTTAGGTCTGAGTAAGATCACCTCTGATACTGTTACGAACGTAACAGTGGTTGGAATCCACGAGCGGGTGATGTAAGAAGTCAGGGACaataaacatttgttttttgGTAACTACGCAGATGTTTATAacggtaggcgtccactgatccacatcgtacggatcgcatcaaacggattttagtattctatgTACCTATAGAATGTCATAcaaatgcgtccactgatccgtatCGTAAGTACGTATCCCATCGAACGGATTTTCTAAATCCTGAACCAAAATtaacagcgccttacacaaattacaataagaccgccattacgaaatgacaatgagcgccattaagacattagcgccgcgtatacgggagagccgtgatagcccagtggattggacctctgcctccgattccagagggtgtgggttcgaatccaatgcggggcatgcacctccaacttttcagttgtgtgcattttaagaaattacttaaatatcacgtgtctcaaacggtgaaggaaaaacatcgtgaggaaagctgcataccagagaattttcttaattctctgcgtgtgtgaagtctgccaatccgctttgagCTAGTGTAGTGGACTataggcttaacccctctcattctgagaggagactcgaactcagtagtcagccgaatgtgggttgaaaaaaaaacatacatacagccgaacgtagaacctcctcctttttggaagtcggttaatgatgatgataatgattacgGGACAGTAAGGTAAGTAGGGTTATAAGTAGGCTTGTTTCACGGCGCGGAGTATATCTGccgcaaaattaaaaatccattcgacgcgatgcgtccaatacgtacgatgcggactagtggacgcctaccattaaccTCCGACGCAATAGGGACCCTGGCGCGTAATTGTTTCCAAGTGTACCTATGTCCAGATTTGAACGCGTTTTTTTATAATCCGCTCAGACAATCGGAAGATATTAATTAGCATTTCAAAAGGATTTTTTAAGCatgtataaaaattgtctttttttactttctttgtGTGGATATTTATAATGTgcaaaaaatatacaagtaataaataataagtatacaattatatttaaattagtattgttgttattaatggtgttgttattattaatgttattgtaatacatataattatgtatggtcaattatgtatataataaacaaTTGCAATATAAATGCAAGGCACAGTATTTGATGCGCGTCGACAAACGTTTCAAGGCTACTCGTATGTTATGATGTTAATCACCATTATAAATTCTCGAGAATACTTTACAAAAAGCACATCTTTAAGATTATCGACATTATTCATCCATCCACCTACCCATCCTTCCATCCATCCATCAATCAGCCTGTTTTTATTGGCCCTACATTCtttatccatccatccatccactCATCCATTCATCCATCCATCAATCAGTCTGTTTTTATTGGTCGCGGAAATTCTTTTCTCCGGTAGTAGGGGGATATGGAGGTTAGACCACCTCGCTGCGCCAAAGTGGGCTGACAAATGACACTCTGtcggccaattcactaactttgaagtATGTTAGCTACCTAATATAATCAACATCAAATATATAGCAAACTAGCGGATGCCGcgtctttgtccgcgtgaaaatcgatgtaaactttcaattacccctacccaactctacccctaccctaacctaccctacccctaccctaccctaccctactctaccctaccctacccctacccctaccctacccctacccttatctaccctaccctacccctacgttttcctgaattttctttgctataaacctcacggagcccgagacctttccaacgaatgcaaaaccgtggaaatcggttcgtgcgttctggagttatagcgtcaggaaggaaaacccgacttatttttatgtagTAGATGtcatttcaatacatttttctagttgtcgaagcgtttgcgatggtagaaagagaatcgacctgccacttggctacaggggctggcccTTTAGTGGGCCGATCAATAGGCTGATAGTGACAAAGAGACGTCACATTTCCCGTCAGATTGGACAGTATAGGAACATGTCTTTATTTAGCTCGTGACTGACACTGACCTAGAGACGCCCGGTCTCGCCCCGTGGCATCTGGCCAGGAACTGAGGTGCTGTGTTGGAATTTTCCGATTGAGCTATCTCTTTAACAAATATCAGGCAACTCGGCGAAAAGAAAAATGTGAACTATTTGCTTTACTCAGCGTTGCACGAACAGGCGCATGTTTAAAAGAACCGCATCTGGTAGTGtttaattacaataacaataaaccagactgacggcttaacatgctttcCGAAGCACGGGATGTACCATCGACTTCTCTACACGGGTGTCACTATAAAGAAAAGCTCAGCATTCCTTTTAACATTGACTTAGTACTTAAAATCCAAAACCTCAAACGAATCAACTACATAAGATTGTAGATTTATTTGAGGTATTGGAAgaaattttttgatttatttaaagtaagcTAAGTTTAacagcacttttaaaacgtcaagtttgattatttgtaGAAACTCTACCACCTTCCAAATCCCCCGGTGACGTCGCTGAGgtccattaaggagcctatggCATTTACACAATCAGATATATAAAGAGCCTATAAACTCATCCGTTTTTGACAACATTTTGTTACAAGTTTCTCGattatcagtgttggtataaataagagggtatttgatgacttgagctcagttgtttgttactcAGCGTAGACGCCGTTatgctgccagtcgcgttattgattttgtgcaataatgttttgtgttgtaagtaATTATCGTTTATCATAatttgtttagtgtgggcatggagaacatgtcgggcagggtagGTGAATGTTGGCTAGTCTGAAGGGATtacttaaacctactctcaaggtcacaagtcctggaatcTGCtcggtgtttcctctgccacaaaaaacaaatggtacaatcactgtcgctgctacccgttacGTCACAATTTAGAACGCAGGTTTAACCACAGAGCATTAGATAGAGCGCTGAAGCTAGCGCTGGTGTAACCTTGACATTAACAAGTTAGTTATACGATACCTTGTATCCTTGACTGGGACAGTTAAGGATACAAAGTATCGTGTTATCACACTTAGCAGTTAAACTCGCATTTAAACAGCTTTGTAGTTGTAACTTTAAATCTACAGttatacattaaatattataaagaggtaaagtttgtggtattgtagggggtaatagggcgtcggctagtcctTCATAAAGAGGacagacgcctcgcggtttatcccacatagttcccgttaccgaaatcggtctagtagtttcagagcctattcaatgcaaagaaacaatcaaatatttcctctttattatGTTTAGTAAAGGTTATTCCCACGATTATTATTGGCATGTTAGTCTTATATATTTCTTTCTAAGGCCCACTACGCCGGTTAGACAGATTTGCCGGAAACAGGACAGAGGTGTTCATATTACACCGGATTCTACAAGAAAATTGTATTGTCAAATACTCACCTCAGTTGAATTTGGACCTGTGGGGGTCCGGCAAACAAACGGACTCGGTATTTTTGTCGGACTCGGGATAGTAAATAGCTTCATATAAATTGTACAGCCACTAGCCCTTCCGGAAGTTTTATCGGTCCGGCAAATTTTCCGGTCCGTTGTAGTGGGCACCCGGCCTAACGCATTGGCTTATAGCTCGACGTTGTTAGTAATGAATGACGATTTACGTACGCGCGCACGGTTCTCGTCGTTTCCTACAATTTGCTTACGTGCAGCTATTTATAGCGCAGATTGCAGAATGCAAGCAGGAAGGTTGGTGCAGCGTTTAAATGTACATTTTTGGGTTTGTTTCCTTACAATTTACTAATTAGTGCTTGTAAAGCGATTTTGCAGATAGAAGTCGCGAGGATCCTCTAGTTGCTAATATCTCACTTCCTACCTTTTTAACCTGCGACGCAAATAGAGCAAAGACGCAGGCTGTCTGCCTGGCAGTCTGTGGTACCATAGCCCCCGAACTCCTGAtttcagtttagtttttttttgtatgacagGTGACTTATGCGCAAGTGTTTTAGACATGTTTGGTGAAAATCGGATGTGCCGTTTAAAAATTGTGGAGGCTGAAAATGGGGAAGAATaatcgaatgtctgcaaatatattcGAGTCATCAAGTGCTCTTTCACTTGAGACCCcagtctcaaatgaaagagcacttgatgacttgattgagagggtaattaataatttcatgatcttCGGAAGTTTgcagaattttcaaatttgctAGTCTTATCTTTTATGTCGTTCTCTAACGCGTTTAGATCGTAACTCGGTGTTGTTGTGAATGAGCAAGAGCACGCACAGTTCTCGCCCTTTACTACAATTAGCTTGCGTTTAGCTATTTATAGCTGATACAGATTGCAGAATGCAAGCAGGAACTCTTGTGCAGTTCGTAcactttataaacaaaccaacaactgtacttataaaataacaaaaaaaaataatctcagAGTCGATTTTTGTAgaatagataattttaaatcaaGATGGTAAACTTGGCGGACAATTTTTAGGGGGAATATTAATTGTCGGACGCACCAAAGTCTGGACGAAGGCTAGGAAGGATCGCTTATTTCATAGTTTTGTCCGTGTTGCCTTAAATATCATATAGGTACACAAATTTAGAGCAGTATGGTCATGatcaaatattttgttcctggggCCTAGCGGTAGGAGGTAGAAGTATCTTCTCTGCTactctttttagtttttacagagtcatacagcgggcgatggggCAAGCTATGCTCGGAGAAGGTAGGTATCTTTGCGCGATCGAACTGAAATGGGGACCGCacaagaaccaaagttaccgatatagctcaacgaatcgcgATGTTGAAATGGGTGAAAtgggcaatgggtggggcacatagtttgacgtgccgatggacgttggggtctcaaggtgctggaatggtgacccccgCACCTGATGGAcagacgacattaagcgagtcgcaggaattcgctggatgcaagtgaAAGTCGCTACGgaatgcctatgtcctgcagtgaatgTCCATCAGGtgatatgatgatcatgattatgatgatgattcttgaCGGTCGTGGGTGCTGTGAAGTATTTTGCGAAGAGATGTTCGGTTACTGTTTTATGGGTTGCCGCCTTCACTAGGTCCGTCCATCGTGTAGAGCTAGCCACCGACCATCCGATAAACCCACATGCCTGTatcgctaacggcttgacgtcagataaaactgatcgtgtgttggtcgcgatcggcatgatgtcatgcagatagcgaccaacacacgatcagttttataggctgtcaagccgttagcgctgcaggcatgatcgtcagtggctaacATAGGAGATCTTCCTTTGGACTATTTTCCTTCCACCTGGTCCGTACCACCAAACGGTCAATAGATAGAATCGGTAGAAGTTTAGGTGCTCGTTTTACTCTCTCTtattattcgttatcaacccatattcggctcactgctgagctcgagtctccacgctggcccaatgcggattggcagacttcacactcgcagagaattaagaaaattctctgatatgcaggtttccttcaccgtttgagacacgtgatattaaatttctgaaATTATTCAACTGAAaacacccacaccctccggaatcggaggcagaggtcatatccacggtttattattattataacagatAAACTACATACTTTatagtatacataaataaaacttataacaataatattatgttccaAGATCTACGacgtaaatatttgtttaccatactcgtatttatactGGTTATCAATTTATTCAtactatctataaaaatataaacaatacgtAGGTATAACAGGCAGTGTTGTAACCATTTTATTAATGGGTtcaaatcaaagattttatagtagagactagtagacgccgcgcggtttcaaccgcgtggttcccgttcctgtaggaatacggagatacaatatagcctatagataCAATatatcctcgataaatgggctatctaacactgaaagaaattttcaaaacggaccagtagttctcgagattagcgcgttcaatcaatcaaacaaacaaacaaacaaacaaactcttcagctttataacattagtatagatatgtcactagcgcgtcaaaactgaggtgaACAAAAACGGCTCAATTTCATTGCGTCGCAGAGgtagtaaacaacaaaagttatttcacAAAATTATGCACGTGCATTCAATGGATgtctaaattcggatcactttttgcggtgaatttgtaggcacgtaacatgtctatagtataaaatatcgttgcttcAAATGGAGCTCGTAAGATAGCGAGGTACTaaatagtaaaagtaaaatcaaATCGTAAGAATATGCTGTGAAAACTTATACATAACTA
This window contains:
- the LOC112054344 gene encoding putative gamma-glutamylcyclotransferase CG2811 isoform X1, whose product is MILLEVISIRANTFVQLIRTMTHKVFVYGTLKRNEPNHHWLTNPDHGSGKFLAEGTTKSKYPLIIGTKYNIPFLLHSPGDGHHVRGEVYEVDDTMLSKLDILEDHPNYYVREIDDIVIKLDSHEEIVKCWVYFLKNFRPELLSKQQFENYSSSGSHGLRYLERSKRDPNDNYYPQVKK
- the LOC112054344 gene encoding putative gamma-glutamylcyclotransferase CG2811 isoform X2 — its product is MILLEVISIRANTFVQLIRTMTHKVFVYGTLKRNEPNHHWLTNPDHGSGKFLAEGTTKSKYPLIIGTKYNIPFLLHSPGDGHHVRGEVYEVDDTMLSKLDILEDHPNYYVREIDDIVIKLDSHEEIVKCWVYFLKNFRPELLSKQQFENYSSSGSHGLRYLESNNESSTDDLDDMLRK
- the LOC112054344 gene encoding putative gamma-glutamylcyclotransferase CG2811 isoform X3, whose product is MTLSQFVNLVTVCDSVTLMTHKVFVYGTLKRNEPNHHWLTNPDHGSGKFLAEGTTKSKYPLIIGTKYNIPFLLHSPGDGHHVRGEVYEVDDTMLSKLDILEDHPNYYVREIDDIVIKLDSHEEIVKCWVYFLKNFRPELLSKQQFENYSSSGSHGLRYLERSKRDPNDNYYPQVKK
- the LOC112054344 gene encoding putative gamma-glutamylcyclotransferase CG2811 isoform X4 — protein: MTHKVFVYGTLKRNEPNHHWLTNPDHGSGKFLAEGTTKSKYPLIIGTKYNIPFLLHSPGDGHHVRGEVYEVDDTMLSKLDILEDHPNYYVREIDDIVIKLDSHEEIVKCWVYFLKNFRPELLSKQQFENYSSSGSHGLRYLERSKRDPNDNYYPQVKK